From Culicoidibacter larvae, a single genomic window includes:
- a CDS encoding glycosyltransferase family 2 protein, producing MPKVSIIVPVYNTEQYLERCLHSLVNQTLEDIEILVIDDGSTDESAEVAKQFLVEYENKIVFIQKPRNSGQSDSRNMALKQSRGKYILYVDSDDFLLAEACEALFNFSEVNNTEVSGFLMNEFHNDSEIELIPRVVEATPGYDNLSGEMAFYHDWILYNKRNVQATLFFYSKDFLLANDLFYEVGKLHEDLEYYFHMISLAKRVGFVNKTFYQRNIRENSTTTSKEKAWIKKRLLDRKQMLKKCYIHIKNFSNIKIQKCAKACLDFLNGPYLNLIILKPYVKILNSSDKKEVKSSNSLNLWNYRFLLIRFWNRMWFSDEK from the coding sequence TTAGAAGATATCGAGATTTTAGTTATTGATGATGGTTCAACTGATGAGTCTGCCGAGGTTGCTAAACAATTTTTGGTAGAATATGAAAATAAAATAGTATTTATTCAAAAACCGAGAAATAGTGGTCAAAGTGATAGCAGAAATATGGCTTTAAAACAGTCTCGAGGCAAATATATTTTATATGTGGATTCAGATGACTTTTTGTTGGCTGAAGCATGCGAAGCACTTTTTAACTTTTCAGAAGTCAATAATACAGAAGTATCTGGTTTTTTGATGAATGAGTTTCATAACGATAGTGAGATTGAATTAATACCTCGTGTTGTTGAGGCTACCCCTGGATATGATAATCTTAGTGGAGAAATGGCTTTTTATCATGACTGGATATTATATAATAAACGAAATGTTCAAGCAACGTTATTCTTTTATAGTAAAGATTTCTTGCTTGCAAACGACTTGTTTTATGAAGTGGGAAAATTACATGAAGATTTGGAATATTATTTTCATATGATTTCTTTAGCCAAGCGTGTAGGATTTGTTAATAAGACATTTTATCAACGAAACATAAGAGAAAACTCAACAACAACTAGTAAAGAAAAAGCATGGATAAAGAAACGATTGCTGGATAGAAAGCAAATGTTAAAGAAGTGCTATATACACATTAAGAATTTTAGTAATATAAAGATACAAAAATGTGCCAAGGCTTGTTTAGATTTTCTAAACGGTCCATACTTGAATCTAATTATTTTAAAGCCATATGTAAAAATTTTAAACAGTAGTGACAAAAAGGAAGTGAAATCTAGTAATTCCTTGAATTTATGGAATTATCGATTTTTATTAATAAGATTTTGGAATCGGATGTGGTTTTCAGATGAAAAGTAA